The proteins below are encoded in one region of Holophagaceae bacterium:
- a CDS encoding heavy metal translocating P-type ATPase yields the protein MKPHCDLCLSPIAEGRAKRAIHGAEYEFCCPGCATVFGILGVEEAMRQGPRFKGAAHETELPPGPYLELWLKVEGIACGACAPLIEGILQSRRGVVKAVVEPISEVAQVLYAPSFAGKDDIIAHISQLGFPSRELAGPLEEGNEALSVHHSVRLLLAIVLGANAMMNAMVMYATFAHDQGIEWISDLVFQSRIYDKNPMPMIVRDTFTWTTGLAALPVLLYCGWPIITNGWRRIRLGAPNTDSLVGFGAVMAFLVSLYASVVLHTHHVYFDTASMLVSLLVIGRAIEGGSKRKARMAVHGLLQLSSRGAEKWNGSAFQEVPMEQVKVGDRLRVKLGERIPVDGRVLHGEGWVDTSSLTGEPKPVEAGPGSSVLAGTLLNTGTLELEAQAVGSDTRLAQVVQRVRQTLAAKPPIQLLADRIAAVFMPVVVALALLAGFVAYAHHLTLVQSLMAGIAVLVVACPCALGIATPMVLVGAVTECAKRGLLLRNGEVLEQGPKLKAFVFDKTGTLTTGRLDFTGSRLEGLAEDEALMLAAALEEISSHPLAERIFREGATRAQGTGQRLPDVWNREVRAGLGVSGRFKDQRVLIGRPAWLKEQGVTAPESWWTGDGLRGSLVMFAMGDRAVALWGLGDTVRLEAAASIRSLQRMGVECWLLSGDRVEACLDVAGQVGIPPERVIGGALPSEKAERLAAIQSRVGPVAMVGDGINDAVALSQADLGIAMGSGASVALESAGLVLVHRDLRRLPVFLKLSRLSLRRIRQNLGWALGYNVVLVPLALAGFVHPILAATAMMASSISVVLNSGRSLKVESAKRDLESA from the coding sequence ATGAAACCCCACTGCGATCTCTGTCTTTCTCCCATCGCCGAGGGCCGGGCTAAGCGGGCGATCCACGGGGCAGAGTACGAGTTCTGCTGTCCGGGCTGCGCCACGGTGTTCGGCATTCTGGGCGTCGAGGAAGCCATGCGCCAGGGACCGCGGTTCAAGGGTGCGGCCCATGAAACCGAATTGCCGCCAGGGCCCTACCTCGAGCTCTGGCTGAAGGTCGAAGGCATCGCCTGCGGCGCCTGCGCGCCGCTCATCGAAGGCATCCTGCAATCCCGGCGGGGCGTCGTGAAGGCTGTGGTGGAGCCCATCTCGGAAGTGGCCCAGGTACTTTACGCGCCGAGCTTCGCGGGCAAGGACGACATCATCGCGCACATCAGCCAGCTCGGATTCCCCTCGCGGGAATTGGCGGGGCCGTTGGAGGAAGGCAACGAGGCCCTCAGCGTCCATCATTCGGTGCGCCTGCTGCTGGCCATCGTCCTGGGCGCCAACGCCATGATGAATGCCATGGTCATGTACGCCACCTTCGCCCACGACCAAGGCATCGAGTGGATCTCGGATCTCGTCTTCCAATCGCGCATCTACGACAAGAATCCGATGCCGATGATCGTGCGGGACACCTTCACCTGGACCACGGGGTTGGCGGCACTGCCGGTGCTGCTCTACTGCGGCTGGCCCATCATCACGAACGGATGGCGCCGCATCCGGCTGGGCGCGCCCAACACCGATTCCCTGGTGGGTTTCGGCGCGGTGATGGCCTTCCTCGTGAGCCTTTATGCCTCCGTAGTGCTGCATACGCACCATGTCTACTTCGATACAGCCTCCATGCTGGTAAGCCTGCTGGTCATCGGCCGCGCCATCGAAGGTGGCTCGAAACGCAAGGCCCGGATGGCCGTCCATGGCCTGCTGCAGCTCTCCTCCCGGGGCGCTGAAAAATGGAACGGCTCCGCGTTCCAGGAAGTGCCCATGGAGCAGGTGAAGGTCGGCGACCGTCTGCGGGTGAAGCTGGGGGAACGCATTCCCGTGGATGGCCGTGTGCTCCACGGCGAAGGTTGGGTGGATACATCAAGTCTTACGGGCGAGCCGAAGCCGGTGGAGGCAGGCCCCGGCAGCTCGGTGTTGGCGGGCACGCTGCTCAACACCGGGACGCTGGAACTGGAAGCCCAGGCTGTGGGCTCGGACACGCGGCTGGCGCAGGTGGTGCAGCGCGTGCGCCAGACTTTGGCCGCAAAACCGCCGATCCAGCTCCTGGCGGATCGCATCGCAGCGGTCTTCATGCCTGTGGTTGTCGCCCTTGCCCTGCTCGCGGGCTTCGTGGCCTATGCCCATCACCTGACCTTGGTGCAATCGCTGATGGCGGGCATCGCCGTGCTGGTGGTGGCCTGTCCCTGCGCACTCGGCATCGCGACGCCCATGGTGCTTGTGGGCGCGGTCACCGAGTGCGCCAAACGGGGGTTGCTGCTGCGAAACGGCGAGGTGCTGGAGCAGGGGCCCAAGCTGAAAGCCTTCGTGTTCGACAAAACCGGAACGCTCACCACGGGACGGTTGGATTTTACGGGGTCGCGGCTTGAGGGGCTGGCCGAAGACGAAGCCTTGATGCTGGCGGCGGCCCTGGAGGAGATTTCCAGCCATCCGCTGGCCGAGCGAATATTCCGGGAGGGCGCCACCCGGGCTCAAGGCACGGGCCAGCGCCTTCCCGATGTCTGGAACCGCGAAGTGCGAGCGGGGCTGGGCGTGAGCGGCCGCTTCAAGGATCAACGTGTGCTCATCGGAAGGCCCGCCTGGCTGAAGGAGCAGGGCGTCACAGCGCCTGAATCCTGGTGGACGGGGGATGGACTGCGGGGTTCGCTCGTCATGTTCGCGATGGGCGATCGCGCGGTTGCGCTCTGGGGCCTCGGCGACACCGTGCGCTTGGAAGCCGCCGCCAGCATCCGTTCCCTGCAGCGCATGGGCGTCGAGTGCTGGCTGCTCAGCGGCGACCGGGTCGAGGCCTGTCTCGATGTCGCGGGCCAGGTCGGCATCCCCCCGGAGCGCGTGATCGGCGGCGCCTTGCCATCCGAAAAGGCGGAGCGGCTCGCGGCGATTCAATCCCGCGTCGGGCCCGTGGCCATGGTGGGCGATGGCATCAACGATGCGGTGGCCTTATCCCAAGCGGATCTGGGCATCGCCATGGGCAGCGGCGCCTCCGTGGCCCTGGAAAGCGCGGGCCTGGTGCTGGTGCACCGGGACCTGCGCCGCTTGCCGGTCTTCCTCAAGCTTTCGCGTCTCAGCCTGCGCCGCATCCGCCAGAACCTGGGCTGGGCGCTGGGCTACAACGTCGTGCTGGTCCCGCTGGCCCTCGCCGGCTTCGTGCATCCGATCCTGGCCGCCACGGCCATGATGGCCAGCTCCATCAGCGTCGTGCTGAACAGCGGACGCAGCTTGAAGGTGGAATCCGCCAAGCGGGATCTGGAAAGCGCCTAG
- the prfB gene encoding peptide chain release factor 2 — MDFETLIRAKNELEPRVRQLAAHLDPERKALELEQIEEKTAAPGFWDDPDAAKPLLKKRGVLGDDIALAKKLNTGIEDLETALELSREDPEMLGEAESLEGALRKLVEDAELRMMLSGDLDSNNAIVAIAPGAGGTESQDWAAMLLRMYLRFCERKGWPTEMLDYQDGEEAGIKGATFQVTMPFSYGYLRAEAGVHRLVRISPFDSAKRRHTSFAAVYVSPELDDTINVDIPEKDLKIDVFRASGAGGQHVNRTESAVRFTHLPTGIVVSCQNERSQIKNRATALKVLQGRLYELEQRKFLDKVAAASGEKSDVAWGSQIRSYVLQPYQMVKDHRTGEETSQTQKVLDGDIDAFIRTQLLAKSLKTES; from the coding sequence ATGGACTTTGAAACCCTCATCAGGGCCAAGAACGAACTAGAGCCCCGTGTGCGCCAGCTGGCGGCGCATCTCGACCCGGAACGCAAAGCCTTGGAGCTGGAACAAATCGAGGAAAAGACCGCCGCGCCAGGATTCTGGGATGACCCTGACGCCGCCAAGCCCCTGTTGAAAAAACGCGGGGTCCTGGGCGACGACATCGCCCTGGCGAAAAAGCTGAACACCGGGATCGAGGACCTGGAGACCGCCCTGGAACTCAGCCGCGAAGACCCAGAGATGCTGGGCGAGGCCGAAAGCCTGGAAGGAGCCTTGCGCAAGCTGGTGGAAGATGCCGAGCTGCGCATGATGCTCAGCGGCGATCTGGACAGCAACAATGCCATCGTCGCCATCGCGCCGGGGGCCGGCGGCACCGAAAGCCAGGATTGGGCCGCCATGCTGCTGCGCATGTACCTGAGATTCTGCGAGCGGAAGGGCTGGCCCACGGAAATGCTGGACTACCAGGATGGCGAGGAAGCGGGCATCAAGGGCGCCACCTTCCAGGTCACCATGCCTTTTTCCTACGGCTACCTGCGGGCCGAGGCCGGGGTCCACCGGCTGGTGCGCATCAGCCCCTTCGATTCCGCCAAGCGGCGCCACACCAGCTTCGCCGCTGTCTACGTGAGCCCGGAACTGGACGACACCATCAACGTGGACATTCCGGAAAAGGATCTGAAGATCGATGTGTTCCGGGCCTCGGGCGCCGGCGGCCAGCACGTGAACCGCACCGAATCCGCCGTGCGCTTCACCCACCTGCCCACGGGCATCGTGGTTTCTTGCCAGAACGAGCGCAGCCAGATCAAGAACCGCGCGACGGCGCTGAAGGTATTACAGGGCCGACTCTACGAACTGGAGCAGCGGAAGTTCCTGGACAAAGTGGCCGCCGCCTCCGGCGAAAAGTCCGACGTGGCCTGGGGTTCCCAGATCCGCAGCTACGTGCTGCAGCCTTATCAGATGGTCAAGGACCACCGCACCGGCGAGGAGACCAGCCAGACCCAGAAAGTCCTGGATGGCGACATCGATGCCTTCATCCGGACCCAGCTGCTGGCGAAATCGCTGAAGACAGAAAGTTAG
- a CDS encoding alpha/beta hydrolase produces MPESLTVLPSDLEPSDRGSLQGHGGLRLAFARWEHPDPVGRVVISHGYGEHGERYRHTAKWLHSLGWSVSSMDHAGFGKSGGTRGDARGIRPFADDLALFLRQERLHDASRLGAHPRLVDDVPVLSPPVLPQVVLGHSFGGLVAMLACLWHPDSMDGLILSSPAVSLRPRAGLMKLVGSVLFRLGPHLSIDLPGNKNLVCSDPVLVQRYWADPYCHRRVTASFPAAIQAGREELLAFGSGLDRPILLLQAGTDTVVDPDGAEAIWSSIKPGLLERHRLAGFYHEVFHDIHRAEAQALVEPWLEGRRRTWTADNASMSLEPVSGPLPPAIAV; encoded by the coding sequence ATGCCCGAATCTCTCACCGTGCTGCCCAGCGATCTGGAACCCTCCGACCGGGGTTCCCTGCAAGGCCATGGCGGTTTGCGGCTGGCCTTTGCGCGCTGGGAGCACCCGGATCCCGTCGGCCGCGTGGTGATTTCCCACGGATACGGGGAGCATGGTGAACGCTACCGGCACACGGCCAAATGGCTGCACTCGCTCGGTTGGTCCGTCTCCAGCATGGACCATGCTGGATTCGGCAAGTCCGGCGGCACCCGCGGGGATGCCAGGGGCATCCGGCCCTTCGCAGATGATCTCGCGCTTTTCTTGCGCCAGGAGCGCCTTCACGATGCCAGCCGTCTCGGCGCCCATCCGCGCCTTGTGGACGACGTCCCCGTGCTCTCCCCGCCCGTTCTCCCCCAGGTCGTCCTGGGCCATAGCTTTGGCGGATTGGTGGCCATGCTCGCCTGCCTCTGGCATCCCGATTCGATGGATGGGCTCATCCTCAGCAGCCCTGCCGTCAGCCTGCGCCCCCGGGCCGGTTTGATGAAACTCGTGGGTTCGGTGCTCTTCCGCCTGGGCCCCCATCTTTCCATCGATCTCCCCGGCAACAAGAACCTGGTCTGTTCGGATCCGGTGCTGGTGCAGCGGTATTGGGCGGACCCCTACTGCCACCGCCGGGTGACCGCCTCCTTCCCGGCCGCCATCCAGGCGGGCCGCGAAGAGCTCCTGGCCTTCGGCTCCGGATTGGACCGGCCCATCCTGCTTCTCCAGGCAGGCACCGACACGGTGGTGGACCCGGACGGCGCCGAGGCGATCTGGTCCTCCATCAAGCCCGGGCTGCTGGAGCGCCACCGGCTGGCGGGCTTCTACCACGAGGTTTTCCACGACATCCACCGCGCCGAAGCCCAGGCCCTGGTAGAGCCTTGGCTGGAAGGCAGGCGCCGAACCTGGACAGCCGACAACGCATCCATGTCCCTGGAACCCGTATCGGGTCCGCTGCCTCCAGCCATCGCCGTATAA
- the bamD gene encoding outer membrane protein assembly factor BamD, producing MNRFLRLTLSLSLLAAVGLGCRKPKAVNKIQGKTAAELLANGESLLRKGKWEQGRADLRLIEEYLPSTPEFPKAKLLLADSYFFGSTNNYPEAQVEYQSFLNYFPRSEKRDYALYHIALCHYASIESADRDQSETKKALETFQQLLKESPGSSYAEQAKSKVTQCWRRVAEHELLVGVYYVSAYNYPAAENRLKGLLQTYPEYVDRERAYFYLGEALRKKFVTQEVLTQFNKEYLAKYQKKDFTELTPSDLARYRLDFDKFSKEEIAKYREEGKGFYQKLVESYTTGEWATRARERLVEMGQRDVKEELDS from the coding sequence ATGAACCGATTCCTCCGCCTTACATTAAGTCTGAGCCTGCTCGCGGCGGTGGGCCTCGGCTGCCGCAAACCCAAGGCCGTAAACAAAATCCAGGGCAAGACAGCGGCTGAATTGCTGGCCAACGGTGAATCACTGCTGCGCAAAGGCAAGTGGGAACAGGGCCGGGCCGACCTGCGACTCATCGAGGAGTACCTGCCCTCCACGCCCGAATTTCCTAAAGCCAAGCTCCTGCTGGCGGACAGCTATTTCTTCGGGTCCACCAACAACTACCCCGAGGCCCAGGTCGAATACCAGAGCTTTTTGAACTATTTCCCGCGCAGCGAAAAGCGCGACTACGCGCTCTACCACATCGCCCTCTGCCATTACGCTTCCATCGAATCGGCGGACCGGGACCAATCGGAAACGAAAAAAGCCCTGGAGACGTTCCAGCAGCTCCTCAAGGAAAGCCCCGGCTCCTCCTATGCGGAGCAGGCCAAGAGCAAGGTCACCCAATGCTGGAGGCGCGTCGCCGAGCATGAGCTGCTGGTGGGTGTCTACTACGTGAGCGCCTACAACTACCCGGCCGCGGAAAATCGCCTCAAGGGACTGCTCCAGACCTACCCGGAATATGTGGACCGGGAGCGGGCCTACTTCTACCTGGGCGAGGCCCTGCGCAAGAAATTCGTCACCCAGGAGGTCCTCACCCAATTCAACAAGGAGTACCTGGCCAAGTACCAGAAGAAGGACTTCACGGAGCTGACCCCTTCGGATCTCGCCCGCTACAGGCTGGATTTCGATAAATTTTCAAAAGAGGAAATCGCCAAGTACCGCGAGGAAGGCAAGGGTTTCTATCAGAAGCTGGTGGAGAGCTACACCACCGGCGAATGGGCCACGCGCGCCCGGGAACGCCTGGTGGAAATGGGCCAGCGAGATGTGAAGGAAGAGCTCGATAGCTAG
- a CDS encoding aldo/keto reductase has product MQPSSLGLGTYLGSPDPATDTRYVEAALAFFQAGGTVFDTAANYRGGRSEQALGLVFAELPREAFFVSTKAGYLPMGDGIIEESQRDWFQRVLAGPGILASDEVLDGCHAMTPKYLSYQLDVSCAALGVTTLDLFHLHNPEHQRPALGPQAHDEALRKAFEACEGFVQEGRIKAYGCATWNGFRVPADAEEHLSLENLLRIAQDVGGPAHHFRWIQAPLNLAMPEAFLAPTQRFGGREMPLLEACQAAGLQVQTSASMMQGRILRQLEGQRAALAGLFPGCASAAQMALQFTRSCPGVTTALCGMGRKAHVDENTPVMGLPKLPVETLRGLLGN; this is encoded by the coding sequence ATGCAACCCAGTTCCCTGGGGCTCGGCACCTACCTGGGTTCTCCTGATCCAGCCACCGACACCCGCTATGTCGAGGCTGCCCTCGCGTTCTTCCAGGCCGGGGGCACCGTCTTCGACACCGCCGCCAACTACCGGGGCGGGCGCAGCGAGCAGGCTCTGGGCCTGGTTTTCGCGGAACTGCCGAGGGAGGCCTTCTTCGTCAGCACCAAGGCGGGCTACTTGCCCATGGGCGACGGCATCATCGAAGAGTCGCAGCGCGACTGGTTCCAGCGTGTGCTGGCAGGACCGGGCATCCTTGCTTCGGATGAAGTCCTGGATGGCTGCCATGCCATGACGCCGAAGTACCTCTCCTACCAGCTGGACGTCAGTTGCGCCGCCCTGGGCGTGACCACCCTGGACCTCTTCCACCTCCACAATCCCGAGCACCAACGTCCGGCGTTGGGACCCCAAGCCCACGATGAAGCCCTGCGGAAAGCCTTCGAGGCCTGCGAAGGCTTCGTCCAGGAAGGGCGCATCAAGGCTTACGGTTGCGCCACCTGGAACGGCTTCCGGGTGCCCGCGGACGCCGAGGAGCACTTGAGCCTGGAAAATCTGTTGCGCATCGCCCAGGACGTGGGCGGGCCGGCCCACCATTTCAGGTGGATCCAGGCGCCCCTGAACCTGGCCATGCCCGAAGCCTTCCTCGCCCCCACCCAGCGCTTCGGTGGCCGGGAGATGCCGCTGCTGGAAGCCTGCCAGGCCGCGGGCCTCCAAGTGCAGACCAGCGCGAGCATGATGCAGGGCCGGATCCTCCGGCAATTGGAAGGCCAGCGCGCCGCCCTAGCCGGCCTGTTCCCCGGCTGCGCCAGCGCCGCCCAGATGGCCTTGCAATTCACGCGATCCTGCCCCGGAGTCACAACGGCGCTCTGCGGCATGGGCCGAAAGGCGCACGTGGATGAAAACACCCCGGTCATGGGTCTGCCCAAGCTGCCGGTCGAAACGCTGAGGGGCCTGCTCGGGAACTGA
- a CDS encoding helix-turn-helix transcriptional regulator has protein sequence MPTPLERHAEMLAALGHPVRLAILRAVVKGPEAGTPAGDLQSQVGIPASTLSHHLATLSEADLVRVERSGNFLLYRCDFNSLRALCDYVWKDCCSGGKSCC, from the coding sequence ATGCCCACGCCGCTGGAACGCCATGCCGAGATGCTCGCGGCCCTGGGCCATCCCGTGCGTCTGGCCATCCTGCGGGCTGTGGTCAAGGGGCCTGAGGCGGGCACTCCGGCGGGCGATCTCCAGTCCCAGGTGGGCATTCCCGCCTCCACCCTCAGCCACCACCTTGCCACGCTGAGCGAGGCGGATCTCGTCAGGGTCGAGCGCTCCGGCAATTTCCTGCTCTACCGCTGCGATTTCAATTCTCTGCGCGCCCTTTGCGATTACGTCTGGAAGGACTGCTGCTCCGGTGGCAAGAGCTGCTGCTGA
- a CDS encoding arsenate reductase ArsC: protein MGEILLRRLRPAWQVHSAGLEAHGLNPVMLQAMADGGKLPADLHSKTLEDLLAAGHPLDSFDTVVTLCGDALDRCPVLPVTVSHEHWGLPDPAKFFGSEREILGHFRRVRDDLNHRMQQWAGNHP from the coding sequence ATGGGCGAGATCCTCCTGCGCCGGCTTCGTCCCGCCTGGCAGGTTCATTCCGCGGGTTTGGAGGCTCATGGACTCAATCCTGTGATGCTTCAAGCGATGGCGGACGGCGGCAAACTGCCGGCCGATCTCCATTCAAAGACCCTTGAGGACTTGCTCGCCGCCGGTCACCCCTTGGATTCCTTCGACACCGTCGTGACCCTTTGCGGGGATGCCCTGGATCGGTGTCCGGTCCTGCCCGTGACGGTCTCGCACGAGCATTGGGGCCTTCCCGACCCTGCCAAGTTTTTCGGTTCCGAAAGAGAGATCCTCGGCCATTTCCGCCGCGTGCGGGATGACCTGAACCACCGGATGCAGCAATGGGCCGGAAACCACCCCTGA
- the arsM gene encoding arsenite methyltransferase, with protein MTFTSHTIHDTVRQAYGRIASGGGGCCSADTGCCGSGTENDAIALALGYSSTELAAIPEGSNLGLSCGNPTALASLKPGETVLDLGSGAGFDIFIAASKVGATGQAIGVDMTPEMVAKARTNAAAFHRRTGLDNVTFHLSQIEQLPLPDASVDVVISNCVLNLSPDQPAVWNEIARVLRPGGRVSISDMVMLRPLPEALRVSVEALVGCIAGAPLLEDLRSMIRAAGLVEAELTPKDGAIAAMLQGDDPTAKSLLALLPENAQPEDFIASFIISARKP; from the coding sequence ATGACCTTCACTTCCCATACCATCCACGACACTGTCCGCCAAGCCTATGGCCGCATCGCCTCGGGTGGCGGGGGCTGCTGTAGCGCCGACACCGGTTGCTGCGGCTCGGGTACCGAAAATGATGCCATCGCCCTTGCGCTGGGCTATTCATCCACCGAGCTGGCCGCCATTCCAGAAGGATCGAATCTGGGCCTTTCCTGCGGCAATCCCACGGCGCTCGCTTCCTTGAAGCCCGGCGAAACCGTGCTGGATCTGGGCAGCGGCGCCGGGTTCGACATTTTCATCGCCGCTTCGAAAGTGGGCGCCACGGGGCAGGCCATCGGCGTGGACATGACCCCCGAAATGGTGGCCAAGGCCCGCACAAATGCTGCTGCGTTCCACCGCCGCACGGGCCTGGACAACGTCACCTTCCACCTTTCTCAGATCGAGCAATTGCCCCTGCCGGATGCCTCGGTGGATGTGGTGATCTCGAACTGCGTGCTGAACCTGAGCCCTGATCAGCCTGCGGTATGGAATGAGATCGCGCGGGTGCTTCGGCCTGGGGGCCGGGTTTCGATTTCGGACATGGTGATGTTGAGACCCCTGCCGGAAGCCCTTCGGGTAAGTGTCGAGGCCCTGGTCGGCTGCATCGCGGGCGCGCCGCTTCTTGAGGATCTGCGCTCGATGATCCGCGCGGCGGGTTTGGTGGAGGCTGAGCTCACACCCAAGGACGGCGCCATTGCCGCCATGCTCCAGGGGGATGATCCAACGGCCAAGAGCCTGCTGGCCCTACTGCCCGAGAACGCCCAGCCAGAGGATTTCATCGCCAGCTTCATCATCTCCGCCCGGAAGCCCTGA
- the arsD gene encoding arsenite efflux transporter metallochaperone ArsD: protein MPKIQVFDPAMCCPTGVCGPAVDPHLVRFAADLEWLRAQGTAVERFNLSQQAAAFAEDAEVKAALQTQGEGALPLIKVDGEVRSSGKYPSRDQLAAWAGLDAPPASIYTEAVQELVSIGAAIASNCEPCFKFHYDKARKLGVSKEDMVRAVDTAQSVKEAPARSILSLAARYLIEPGAVRPDASEIKSQSTAPTASCCGGSSETSGNCG, encoded by the coding sequence ATGCCGAAAATCCAAGTGTTCGATCCTGCGATGTGCTGCCCCACTGGCGTCTGCGGTCCCGCCGTGGATCCCCACCTCGTACGCTTCGCCGCTGATCTCGAATGGTTGAGGGCCCAGGGCACTGCCGTGGAACGGTTCAATCTTTCGCAACAGGCCGCGGCCTTCGCCGAAGATGCCGAGGTCAAAGCGGCGCTCCAAACCCAGGGTGAAGGCGCCTTGCCCCTGATCAAAGTCGATGGCGAGGTCAGGTCCTCCGGGAAATACCCTTCCCGCGACCAGCTCGCCGCCTGGGCGGGCCTTGACGCTCCGCCTGCCTCCATCTACACAGAAGCCGTCCAGGAGTTGGTTTCCATCGGCGCGGCCATCGCCTCCAACTGCGAGCCCTGCTTCAAATTCCACTATGACAAGGCCCGGAAGCTGGGAGTGTCCAAGGAGGATATGGTGCGCGCCGTCGATACCGCTCAAAGCGTCAAGGAGGCACCAGCAAGATCCATCCTAAGTCTTGCGGCGCGCTATCTGATTGAGCCGGGAGCGGTACGGCCTGATGCCTCTGAAATCAAAAGCCAGTCCACCGCCCCTACGGCCAGTTGCTGTGGTGGATCCAGCGAGACCAGCGGCAATTGCGGCTAG
- the arsA gene encoding arsenical pump-driving ATPase — protein MSLLVPHPTPILFFTGKGGVGKTSAACATAISLAEAGKRVLLVSTDPASNLDEVLGVTLSGAPLAIPDVPGLMALNIDPEEAARAYRERMVGPVRGILPEAVVASMEEQLSGACTTEIAAFDEFSKLLGDSARTAAYDHILFDTAPTGHTLRLLELPAAWSSFIDANVGGNSCLGPLSGLAAQKSLYAASNAALRDGARTTLVLVARPDRPSLREAERTRAELAQLGIQNVYLILNGIFKATDPSDDLAVAMEAQADTALQDLPEGLQRLPQTSVPLLPYGLVGIPALRSMGAAEPASPTLPPDGAIDLSRFDTLASLVDNFILQGKGVVMAMGKGGVGKTTLAAHLATSLAEQGFRVTLTTTDPAAHVEQAVGERPPTLRVTCIDPEVVVQRYRAEVLATAGQGLDAEGRAMLEEDLRSPCTEEIAIFRAFADTVARGQDEFVIIDTAPTGHTLLLLDAAEAYHREVLRTTSDMPETVRQLLPRLRDPDFTRILLVTLPEATPIHEAMQLERDLARAGIRPFAWVVNQSLSPLKVTDPVLRTRQAHEAKHVNELLDHAARVVLEPLSFTRSASSHLTGVNP, from the coding sequence ATGTCCCTGCTCGTTCCCCATCCCACGCCGATCCTGTTCTTCACCGGCAAGGGTGGTGTCGGAAAGACCTCCGCTGCCTGCGCCACGGCCATTTCCCTCGCCGAGGCAGGAAAACGCGTGCTGCTCGTCAGCACCGATCCTGCGTCCAACTTGGACGAGGTGCTGGGCGTCACCTTGAGCGGCGCGCCCCTGGCGATCCCGGATGTGCCGGGCCTGATGGCCCTGAACATCGACCCGGAAGAAGCCGCCCGTGCCTATCGGGAGCGCATGGTCGGCCCGGTTCGCGGAATTCTGCCCGAGGCCGTGGTGGCGAGCATGGAGGAGCAACTTTCAGGTGCCTGCACCACGGAGATCGCCGCGTTCGATGAATTCTCCAAGCTGTTGGGCGATTCGGCCAGGACTGCCGCCTACGACCACATTCTTTTCGACACCGCACCTACCGGACATACGCTGCGCCTGCTCGAGCTTCCCGCGGCCTGGTCCAGCTTCATTGATGCCAATGTCGGCGGCAACTCGTGCCTGGGTCCGCTCTCGGGACTCGCGGCCCAGAAGTCGCTTTACGCAGCCTCGAATGCCGCGCTGCGCGATGGCGCGCGGACCACGCTCGTGTTGGTGGCGCGGCCGGATCGGCCCTCCTTGCGGGAAGCGGAGCGAACCCGCGCGGAGCTTGCCCAGCTTGGCATCCAGAATGTCTACCTGATCCTCAATGGCATCTTCAAGGCCACGGATCCCTCGGATGACCTTGCGGTGGCGATGGAAGCCCAAGCCGACACGGCATTGCAGGACCTGCCCGAGGGGCTCCAGCGCCTTCCCCAGACATCAGTTCCGCTGCTGCCCTACGGTCTTGTGGGCATCCCTGCGCTCCGCAGCATGGGAGCTGCTGAACCGGCGTCTCCAACCTTGCCCCCGGACGGAGCGATCGATTTATCCCGCTTCGACACCCTGGCCTCCCTCGTGGATAACTTCATCCTCCAGGGGAAAGGCGTGGTGATGGCCATGGGCAAGGGCGGCGTGGGAAAGACTACGCTGGCGGCCCATCTGGCCACAAGCTTGGCGGAACAGGGGTTCCGGGTCACCCTGACCACCACCGACCCGGCGGCCCATGTGGAACAGGCCGTCGGCGAACGACCGCCAACGCTTCGCGTCACATGCATCGATCCTGAAGTGGTCGTCCAGCGGTACCGGGCGGAAGTCCTGGCCACCGCGGGCCAGGGGTTGGATGCGGAAGGGCGCGCAATGCTCGAAGAGGATCTGCGCTCTCCATGCACCGAGGAGATCGCCATTTTCCGCGCCTTCGCAGATACCGTGGCCCGGGGGCAGGATGAGTTTGTCATCATCGACACAGCCCCCACTGGACACACTTTGCTGCTCCTGGATGCGGCAGAGGCCTATCACCGGGAAGTGCTCAGGACGACCAGCGATATGCCGGAAACCGTGCGGCAACTCCTACCCCGGCTGCGGGACCCGGATTTCACGCGCATCCTGCTGGTGACCCTGCCGGAGGCCACGCCCATCCACGAAGCCATGCAGCTCGAACGCGACTTGGCGCGCGCCGGAATCCGCCCCTTCGCCTGGGTTGTGAACCAGAGCCTTAGCCCGCTCAAGGTCACGGACCCGGTGCTCCGGACCCGCCAGGCTCATGAGGCGAAACATGTGAACGAGCTGCTCGACCATGCTGCCCGGGTCGTGCTGGAGCCGCTCTCCTTCACTCGATCGGCTTCATCCCACCTGACTGGAGTCAACCCGTGA